A genomic region of Colletotrichum destructivum chromosome 5, complete sequence contains the following coding sequences:
- a CDS encoding Putative NUDIX hydrolase domain-containing protein, translating to MRTGALFICQRAATFKPTPILSCPRQKSPHLRASFARPFRATRTMSTITLKDSGLQVKLPNGLSEEQLLAFRPFQNWVKGLAKSLSLQAKNENHPFHPDPYQLRAVTVQAFDIFGSGRVGFLKITADVKNGAGEGLPASVFLRGPSVGMLVMLIPDDAPPESDERYVVLTVQPRVPVGSLSFVELPAGMVDDSGSFAGAAAKEIKEELGLEIHESKLACLSELAGAGESAGNEADEGLAEAMYPSAGGCDEFVTLYSHERRIPRGQLKEWSGKLTGLRDHGEKITLKLVAMKDLWREGARDAKCLAALALWEGLRREGKL from the exons ATGAGGACAGGCGCGCTCTTTATATGTCAAAGGGCTGCAACGTTTAAACCCACGCCAATCCTGAGCTGCCCGCGACAGAAGTCTCCCCATCTCCGCGCCTCGTTTGCTCGTCCGTTTCGTGCCACCCGCACAATGTCCACCATCACGTTGAAAGACAGCGGCCTGCAAGTCAAGCTACCCAACGGCCTGTCGGAAGAACAATTACTAGCGTTTAGACCGTTCCAG AACTGGGTCAAGGGCCTCGCCAAATCCCTGAGCCTACAAGCCAAGAACGAGAATCACCCGTTCCACCCGGACCCTTACCAACTCCGTGCCGTCACGGTTCAGGCATTCGACATTTTCGGCTCCGGTCGCGTGGGCTTTCTAAAAATCACAGCCGATGTGAAGAAcggggccggcgagggccttCCGGCCAGCGTCTTCCTCCGTGGTCCCAGTGTTGGAATGCTCGTCATGCTCATCCCCGACGACGCGCCACCCGAGAGCGACGAGCGCTACGTTGTCCTGACCGTCCAGCCGCGCGTGCCCGTCGGCAGCCTCTCCTTCGTGGAGCTGCCCGCCGGCATGGTCGATGACAGCGGCAGCttcgccggcgcggcggccaaggagatcaaggaggagctgggcctcgagaTACACGAGTCGAAGCTCGCATGCCTCAgcgagctcgccggcgcAGGCGAGTCGGCGGGTaacgaggctgacgagggcctggcggaggccATGTACCCGTCAGCGGGCGGATGCGACGAGTTCGTCACGCTGTACAGCCACGAGCGGAGGATCCCGCGCGGGCAGCTGAAGGAGTGGAGCGGCAAGCTGACGGGGCTGAGGGATCACGGCGAAAAGATCACGCTGAAGCTCGTTGCCATGAAGGATCTCTGGCGCGAGGGCGCAAGGGATGCCAAGTGTCTCGCGGCGCTGGCCCTATGGGAGGGGCTCCGACGTGAGGGCAAGCTATGA
- a CDS encoding Putative NUDIX hydrolase domain-containing protein gives MAAKVTATSPLSEDEARWIRLVKINYKDQNGQARTWESAERRTRPKNGEIDGVGIVAILEKPTGPEIILQKQYRPPIDKVTIEVPAGLVDEGETAEEAAVRELKEETGYVGKASETTPIMFNDPGFCNTNLRMIHVTIDASLPENQNPKAELEEGEFIEVFTVPLTNFWAECVRLEAEGYAIDARVGTIAEGIELAKKFKL, from the exons ATGGCTGCCAAAGTGACCGCCACCAGCCCTCTG tccgaggacgaggcccgCTGGATCAGGCTCGTCAAGATCAACTACAAAGACCAAAACGGCCAGGCCCGGACCTGGGAGTCGGCCGAGCGCCGCACGCGGCCCAAGAACGGCGAgatcgacggcgtcggcatcgtcgccatcctcgagaAGCCCACGGGACCCGAAATCATCTTGCAGAAGCAGTACCGCCCGCCCATCGACAAGGTCACAATCGAGGTCCCCGCTGGgctggtcgacgagggcgagaccgccgaggaggctgccgtgcgcgagctcaaggaggagacggggTATGTCGGCAAGGCATCCGAGACGACGCCCATCATGTTTAACG ACCCCGGTTTCTGCAACACCAACCTCCGCATGATCCACGTCACAATCgacgcctccctccccgaGAACCAGAATCccaaggccgagctggaAGAGGGCGAGTTCATCGAGGTCTTTACCGTGCCCTTGACCAACTTCTGGGCCGAGTGCGTCCGTCTTGAGGCAGAGGGCTATGCCATCGACGCCCGTGTAGGAACCATAGCTGAGGGCATAGAGCTAGCCAAGAAATTCAAGCTGTAA
- a CDS encoding Putative major facilitator superfamily, MFS transporter superfamily — protein MAPTHYTDHDGDVEGRRNPDEETPLLAHDLPPTLAPSRAYQVKVIVLAMSFILLLEIGAYLQIPPSYQLMEDIICRKHYPDHIISQKDKDNVCKTALIQGELAMIKGWQASFDCVAPLLTAIPYGVIADKYGRRPVLSLAMLGITLEFLWMLQPLLWPGVLPLWTVWFGAVFQFIGGGTGMVQAMTWTMISDVVPISSLTAVYYKIGAVVLGGELFVAPLSAYLLSKNPWLPLTIGMVLLILGTCLPPFIPETLELRRAADEEVEQTLHRSEDDAKGKRTLKEQIVFAVKNDMGHVYNFLIRSRRVIGLVAGFNLTIVVKYVKTDIMAQYVHNLFGWSWAKATLLGTVSTVTNMIMLLAVLPAVGWYITKRTGVHPLIRDLWLVRLTGILLTLGCFMVAIAFAPWFLIAALIIFSTGTVYTNICRAVLNAVVEPHTIGTLNTAISWVEQMSLLVSAPIISGLLKAGNAAGGVWIGLPYMAATLMAIGGTVIAFAYRLPGDKIL, from the exons ATGGCGCCAACGCACTACACTGACCATGATGGTGACGTTGAAGGGAGGAGGAACCCCGATGAGGAGACGCCTCTGTTGGCCCACGACCTGCCGCCAACCCTCGCCCCAAGCAGAGCCTACCAGGTCAAGGTCATTGTTCTGGCAATGTCATtcatcctccttcttgaaATCGGTGCCTATCTCCAGATCCCACCGTCCTACCAGCTCATGGAGGATATCATTTGCCGCAAACACTACCCAGATCACATCATCTCGCAAAAAGACAAAGATAATGTCTGCAAGACGGCGCTAATCCAGGGAGAACTGGCGATGATCAAGGGCTGGCAAGCCTCGTTCGATTGCGTGGCGC CGCTGTTGACGGCCATCCCATACGGCGTCATTGCCGACAAGTacggccgccggccagtGTTATCTCTAGCCATGCTGGGCATCACACTGGAGTTCCTGTGGATGTTGCAACCGC TCTTATGGCCCGGCGTCCTCCCCCTTTGGACCGTGTGGTTCGGAGCTGTTTTCCAGTTCATCGGTGGGGGTACAGGAATGGTCCAAGCCATGACATGGACCATGATATCCGACGTGGTCCCCATATCTAGCCT GACGGCTGTTTACTACAAAATCGGAGCAGTCGTGCTCGGGGGGGAGCTCTTCGTCGCCCCCCTCAGCGCCTATCTGCTAAGTAAGAACCCCTGGCTCCCTCTCACCATCGGCATGGTTCTCTTAATTCTCGGAACGTGTCTACCGCCTTTCATTCCCGAGACGCTTGAGCTGCGGCgggccgccgatgaagaggTCGAGCAAACGCTTCACCGGTCCGAAGATGACGCCAAGGGCAAGCGTACACTCAAGGAGCAGATCGTCTTTGCGGTGAAGAACGACATGGGCCACGTCTACAACTTTCTCATCAGATCCCGCAGGGTCATTGGTCTGGTGGCGGGGTTCAACCTGACGATTGTCGTCAAGTACGTCAAGACGGATATCATGGCGCAGTACGTCCACAACCTGTTTGGTTGGTCTTGGGCAAAG GCAACACTTCTTGGTACGGTATCGACTGTCACCAACATGATCAtgctgctcgccgtcctcccgGCGGTGGGTTGGTACATCACTAAGCGGACGGGCGTGCATCCACTGATCCGCGACCTGTGGCTCGTCCGGTTAACGGGTATTCTCCTGACCCTCGGCTGCTTCATGGTTGCCATTGCCTTTGCGCCATGGTTTCTTATCGCCG CCCTTATCATCTTCTCGACTGGCACTGTCTACACAAACATTTGTCGAGCAGTGCTTAACGCCGTTGTGGAGCCGCACACGATTGGCACGCTCAACACAGCCATCAGCTGGGTGGAACAGATGAGCCTCCTCGTCTCGGCGCCCATCATCTCGGGCTTGCTGAAAGCCGGGAACGCAGCGGGCGGCGTGTGGATCGGGTTGCCGTacatggcggcgacgctcATGGCGATTGGCGGCACCGTTATTGCCTTTGCTTACCGCTTACCTGGGGATAAGATCCTCTAG
- a CDS encoding Putative Sirtuin family, DHS-like NAD/FAD-binding domain superfamily, whose protein sequence is MGNEESTMLDDSVQPKTLQARTLDAIADYIKSGQVKKIAVMTGAGISTAAGIPDFRSPGTGLYANLARLNLPYAEAVFDISYFRKHPEPFYYLAKELYPGKFYPTVSHVFIALLAKKGLLQMNFTQNIDCLERRAGVPDDKIIEAHGSFATQRCIECATPFPAERMQQHVQDEVVPKCATCDGLVKPDIVFFGEALPEAFRDNTHLPAMADLIMVLGTSLSVYPFAGLAEASRSGVPRLLLNRERVGQMGRRADDVVELGACDAGVRKLAALLGWADELEELWRGIVGEKEAERQLASAADEGEDDLEEEIRRVTEGVDTALRLDDDDGEPAERPAEESEEVGFSLRPDGGSDTEDAHSSIPKGVVSRMSKALQGEAEIGTDIKDDRGREGRTVNGSEGAPKDALDFRVEAKKKIQLAVQGMATPLDEVAIVFDSQAPVAEIKDEDPKTQDPLTGVSRYEQTPAPGTDVDAEGYVPPSKEEGSGPEPESSTAPSTTTRTETSSEKKEEDSPPGSTKL, encoded by the exons ATGGGCAACGAAGAGTCCACCATGCTGGACGACAGCGTCCAGCCCAAGACGCTGCAGGCGCGcaccctcgacgccatcgccgactaCATCAAGTCCGGCCAAGTCAAGAAGATCGCCGTCATGACGGGGGCCGGCATCTCCACCGCTGCAGGCA TCCCTGACTTCAGATCTCCTGGCACCGGTCTCTACGCCAACCTTGCTCGCCTGAACCTCCCCtacgccgaggccgtcttcgacatATCGTACTTCCGCAAGCACCCCGAGCCCTTCTACTacctcgccaaggagctcTACCCGGGCAAATTCTACCCTACCGTCTCCCACGTCTTCATCGCCCTGCTTGCCAAGAAGGGCCTGCTGCAGATGAACTTCACCCAGAACATCGACTGCCTCGAgcgccgcgccggcgtccccgACGACAAGATCATAGAGGCCCACGGCAGCTTCGCCACCCAGCGCTGCATCGAGTGCGCCACCCCCTTCCCTGCCGAACGCATGCAGCAGCACGTCCAGGACGAGGTCGTGCCCAAGTGCGCCACCTGCGACGGCCTCGTGAAGCCCGACattgtcttcttcggcgaGGCCCTGCCCGAGGCCTTCCGGGACAACACCCACCTGCCCGCCATGGCCGATCTGATCATGGTTCTCGGCACCAGTCTCTCGGTCTACCCCTTCGccggtctggcggaggcttCGCGGTCCGGGGTCCCCCGCTTGCTGCTGAACAGGGAGCGCGTGGGACAGATGGGCCGGagagccgacgacgtcgtggaGCTGGGTGCGTGCGATGCCGGCGTACGCAAGCTCGCCGCTCTTCTCGGCTgggccgacgagctcgaggaacTCTGGCGCGGCATTGttggcgagaaggaggccgagaggcAGCTGGCGTCCGCcgcggacgagggcgaggacgatctcgaggaggagatccgTAGGGTcaccgagggcgtcgatACGGCCCTGAGgctggacgatgacgatggagaaCCCGCCGAGAGGCCCGCGGAAGAATCGGAGGAAGTGGGATTCTCGTTGAGGCCAGACGGCGGAAGCGACACCGAGGATGCGCACAGCAGCATTCCCAAAGGTGTCGTCTCGCGGATGTCCAAGGCTCTccagggcgaggccgagatcggCACCGACATCAAGGACGACCGGGGCCGCGAGGGAAGGACCGTCAATGGCTCCGAGGGCGCCCCCAAGGACGCCCTGGACTTCcgcgtcgaggccaagaagaagatccAGCTCGCCGTCCAGGGCATGGCCACCccgctcgacgaggtcgccatcgtcttcgaCTCCCAGgcgcccgtcgccgagatcaaggacgaggacccCAAGACTCAGGACCCCCTCACCGGCGTGTCGCGGTATGAGCAGACGCCCGCTCCGGGCACggatgtcgacgccgagggctACGTCCCTCCCTCGAAGGAAGAGGGCTCCGGCCCTGAACCCGAATCCAGCAcagccccctcgacgacgacccgaACCGAGACGTCAtcagagaagaaggaggaggattcACCGCCAGGAAGCACAAAGTTATGA
- a CDS encoding Putative S-adenosyl-L-methionine-dependent methyltransferase superfamily: MADSPVATQPVPAGPAAADTPPANVAAAAAAAPIVSNSPDVPAPVPVPSVEPTPIETDDEGSATDDGSTIEERISNYTASLTSSVVDYPVEYGRRYHAFRPGSYKFPNDEFEMDRLDLAHAMMVKAVGNRLYRAPLEMEKVHSILDIGTGTGIWAVEMGDIYENTEITGIDLSAIQPEWVPTNVRFEIDDVESPWVDGKKYDFIMCRYMVASIKDWPGLIKNIYNHLNPGGWVEFQDVTTKFYSDDGTFTDEHATAKWMASFSEACSAMGRDTDVAPRLGAMIVDAGFENTYSQRIKAPLGPWAKERHHQDVGMMNLMLTMDGLEALSLKLFSELLGRTQAEILVELAMVRKELKSGSSGVFHAMFDIYVVYGQKPLTAESGSESESESESEG, from the exons ATGGCCGATTCGCCCGTCGCTACCCAGCCCGTTCCGGCTGGCCCCGCAGCTGCCGACACTCCGCCGGCaaacgtcgccgccgccgccgccgccgcacccATTGTTTCAAACTCACCTGATGTGCCGGCACCTGTCCCGGTGCCGTCTGTCGAGCCGACACCCATAGAGACTGATGACGAAGGCAGC GCAACGGACGACGGTTCCACGATCGAAGAGCGAAT CTCAAACTATACTGCTTCACTGACGTCCAGCGTTGTCGACTATCCAGTCGAATACGGACGCCGGTATCACGCTTTTCGGCCGGGCT CCTACAAGTTCCCCAACGATGAG TTTGAAATGGACAGGCTCGATCTGGCTCATGCCATGAtggtcaaggccgtcggcaaCAGACTTTACCGCGCACCCCTCGAGATGGAGAAAGTACACAGCATCCTGGACATTGGGACAGGAACCGGGATTT GGGCCGTGGAAATGGGCGACATCTACGAGAACACGGAG ATCACTGGCATCGATTTGAGCGCCATCCAGCCAGAATG GGTTCCCACAAACGTCAGATTCGAAATAGATGATGTCGAGAGCCCCTGGGTCGACGGTAAAAAGTACGACTTCATCATGTGCAGATACATGGTCGCCTCGATTAAGGACTGGCCCGGCCTTATCAAGAACATCTACAA TCACTTGAACCCCGGAGGCTGGGTCGAGTTTCAGGACGTCACCACAAAGTTCTACTCTGACGACGGGACCTTTACGGACGAGCACGCCACGGCCAAGTGGATGGCCAGTTTCTCGGAGGCATGCTCGGCGATGGGCCGCGACACGGACGTGGCGCCGCGGCTCGGGGCCATGATCGTGGATGCCGGGTTCGAGAACACCTACTCGCAGCGCATCAAGGCGCCACTCGGGCCGTGGGCCAAGGAGAGGCACCATCAGGATGTGGGCATGATGAACCTGATGCTGACCATGGACGGCCTTGAGGCCCTGTCTCTGAAGCTGTTCTCCGAGCTCCTCGGACGGACCCAGGCCGAGATCTTGGTGGAGCTTGCCATGGTTCGCAAGGAGCTGAagagcggcagcagcggcgtgTTCCACGCCATGTTCGACAT CTACGTTGTATATGGACAAAAACCCCTCACGGCCGAGTCTGggtccgagtccgagtccgagtctGAGTCTGAGGGATGA